Proteins from a genomic interval of Piscinibacter sp. HJYY11:
- a CDS encoding VWA domain-containing protein, with product MRRILGGMLLAVLFLTACDRKDAADAPKAADSNKPVFTVLATTDLKDAQPLEEMVEKATGVRLRFTWGGTMESTEAVLSGSTPAHAAWFANAKYLLSDPQGQARVKLQEKIMLSPIAVGVNQTAARQLGWDDPATAAKVGWREITQAASQGKLRYALSNPATSNQGFMALMGVVAAASQKSEALTAADVNRGAIASFLKGYKLPGDNSTYLTEKFLEQQGNNPSQVNAFINYESWLLSLNNGGKLREKLVLVYPHEGVATADYPFMLLKDERRDDYLKVVAYLKGADAQKWLARQTLRRPINAEVAATVADLLPKEGMRIELPFSPDRALADGLIDAYLNEFRRPIASTFVLDTSGSMDGQGRRAQLIQALHYVAGADSSLTGRLAKLTNREKVWMLPFSDQPWRMTYFEIPTGRPQAKGVQVQEDSEAKQAVLAEVRAYADGLRMTGGTALYDSVLAALKHMLEQKQKNPNYQYSVVAFTDGENTKGRSLEQFQQAYAALPEDVRGIPVFMVLFGEAKEADLKALVQTTGGKVFDARKTPLYAVFKDIRAYQ from the coding sequence ATGAGAAGAATCCTGGGAGGGATGTTGCTGGCGGTGCTGTTCTTGACCGCCTGCGACAGGAAAGACGCGGCCGATGCACCGAAGGCGGCCGACAGCAACAAGCCGGTCTTCACCGTGCTTGCCACCACAGATCTCAAAGACGCGCAGCCGCTGGAAGAGATGGTCGAAAAGGCGACGGGCGTGCGCCTGCGCTTCACCTGGGGCGGCACGATGGAAAGCACCGAGGCGGTCTTGAGCGGCTCGACGCCTGCGCACGCCGCCTGGTTCGCCAACGCGAAGTACCTGCTGAGCGATCCGCAGGGCCAGGCCCGCGTGAAGCTGCAGGAAAAGATCATGCTGTCGCCCATCGCCGTCGGCGTGAACCAGACCGCCGCCAGGCAACTCGGCTGGGACGACCCAGCCACGGCCGCCAAGGTCGGCTGGCGCGAGATCACCCAAGCCGCCTCGCAGGGCAAGCTGCGCTACGCCCTGTCGAACCCCGCCACCTCCAACCAGGGCTTCATGGCGCTGATGGGCGTGGTGGCCGCGGCCAGCCAGAAGTCCGAAGCCCTGACCGCCGCCGACGTGAACCGCGGCGCCATCGCCAGCTTCCTCAAGGGCTACAAGCTCCCCGGCGACAACTCGACTTACCTCACCGAAAAGTTCCTCGAGCAGCAGGGCAACAACCCGTCGCAGGTCAACGCCTTCATCAACTACGAAAGCTGGCTGCTCTCGCTCAACAACGGCGGCAAGCTGCGCGAGAAGCTGGTGCTGGTCTACCCGCACGAAGGCGTGGCCACCGCCGACTACCCCTTCATGCTGCTGAAGGACGAGCGCCGCGACGACTACCTGAAGGTCGTGGCCTACCTCAAGGGCGCCGACGCGCAGAAGTGGCTCGCCCGCCAGACCCTGCGCCGCCCGATCAACGCCGAGGTGGCCGCCACCGTGGCCGACCTGCTGCCCAAGGAAGGCATGCGCATCGAGCTGCCGTTCTCGCCCGACCGCGCTTTGGCCGATGGCCTGATCGACGCCTACCTGAACGAATTCCGCCGCCCGATCGCCAGCACCTTCGTGCTCGACACCAGCGGCAGCATGGACGGCCAGGGCCGCCGCGCGCAACTCATCCAGGCGCTGCACTACGTGGCCGGCGCCGACAGCTCGCTCACCGGGCGTCTCGCCAAGCTGACGAACCGCGAGAAGGTCTGGATGCTGCCCTTCAGCGACCAACCCTGGCGCATGACCTACTTCGAGATCCCCACCGGCCGCCCGCAGGCCAAGGGCGTGCAGGTTCAGGAGGATTCCGAGGCCAAGCAGGCCGTGCTGGCCGAGGTGCGCGCCTACGCCGACGGCCTGCGCATGACCGGCGGCACCGCGCTCTACGACAGCGTGCTCGCCGCGCTCAAGCACATGCTGGAGCAGAAGCAGAAGAACCCCAACTACCAGTACTCGGTGGTCGCGTTCACCGATGGCGAGAACACCAAGGGCCGCAGCCTGGAGCAGTTCCAGCAAGCGTATGCGGCGCTGCCGGAAGACGTGCGCGGCATCCCGGTCTTCATGGTGCTCTTCGGTGAAGCGAAGGAAGCCGACCTCAAGGCCCTGGTGCAGACGACCGGCGGCAAAGTCTTCGATGCGCGCAAGACGCCGCTGTACGCGGTGTTCAAGGACATCCGCGCCTACCAATGA